In Armatimonas rosea, a single genomic region encodes these proteins:
- the rpsI gene encoding 30S ribosomal protein S9 — protein MAETRVYATGKRKCAIARVWLAPGDGTITINGKTVMEYFCRRTLEALIQQPFAATRSEGRYSIFAKTKGGGISGQAGALRHGISKALVEADPDLRTVLRRNGFLTRDPRVKESKKYGRKRARRGFQFSKR, from the coding sequence ATGGCAGAGACTCGAGTGTATGCAACCGGTAAGCGCAAGTGCGCTATCGCCCGCGTCTGGCTTGCGCCCGGCGATGGGACGATCACGATCAATGGCAAGACGGTGATGGAGTACTTCTGCCGCCGCACGCTGGAGGCGCTGATCCAGCAGCCGTTCGCTGCCACCCGCAGCGAGGGCCGCTACAGCATCTTCGCCAAGACCAAGGGCGGGGGAATCTCCGGCCAGGCCGGCGCTCTGCGCCACGGCATCAGCAAGGCGCTTGTCGAGGCCGATCCCGACCTGCGCACCGTGTTGCGCCGCAATGGCTTCCTGACCCGCGACCCGCGTGTCAAGGAATCCAAGAAGTACGGCCGCAAGCGCGCCCGTCGCGGATTCCAGTTCAGCAAGCGTTAA
- the truA gene encoding tRNA pseudouridine(38-40) synthase TruA: MGRVRLTLEYDGTDFAGFQLQRGERTVQGELEAALTQMTGVETIRVFGAGRTDAGVHALGQVAHFDVDWKISEEKLVPALTAYLPPDISVRRAEYVEQEFHARFSATSRTYRYAILNRPQPSALLTRYVWHVTRPLKVERMQEAGKVLCGTHDFATFGQPDTRGKSTIRFVERIVVRPWGPCLLVTVRGNAFLRQMVRSLVGTLVRAGQERLSVDEVSELLRVCDRRACPPIAPARGLCLVRVSYDGQRIGIN, translated from the coding sequence ATGGGCCGTGTTCGCCTGACTCTTGAGTACGATGGAACCGACTTTGCCGGTTTTCAGCTCCAGCGAGGCGAGCGCACGGTTCAGGGAGAGCTGGAGGCGGCTCTGACCCAGATGACCGGTGTGGAGACTATCCGGGTGTTTGGGGCAGGCCGCACCGATGCAGGGGTCCACGCGTTGGGGCAGGTTGCCCACTTCGATGTGGACTGGAAAATTTCAGAAGAGAAGCTGGTTCCGGCACTGACTGCCTATCTTCCGCCCGATATTAGCGTGCGGAGGGCGGAGTATGTGGAGCAAGAGTTTCATGCTCGCTTCAGTGCCACAAGTCGGACCTACCGGTACGCGATCCTCAATCGCCCGCAGCCTTCGGCGCTACTGACACGCTATGTCTGGCATGTCACCCGGCCGCTGAAGGTGGAGCGAATGCAGGAGGCAGGGAAGGTTCTGTGCGGGACGCATGACTTTGCGACGTTTGGGCAACCAGACACGCGAGGCAAGAGTACGATTCGCTTTGTCGAGAGGATCGTCGTGCGACCGTGGGGACCGTGCCTGCTGGTCACCGTGCGAGGGAATGCCTTTCTGCGCCAGATGGTGCGCAGCTTGGTAGGAACTCTGGTGAGAGCGGGGCAGGAGAGGCTGAGTGTGGACGAGGTCTCGGAGCTTCTGAGAGTCTGTGATCGGCGGGCTTGTCCTCCGATCGCCCCCGCAAGAGGGCTCTGTCTGGTACGCGTTAGCTACGACGGCCAGCGAATAGGAATAAATTAA
- the rplM gene encoding 50S ribosomal protein L13, translating into MKTYSVKADDIQRDWIVLDATGVPIGRLAAEAAKILRGKTKAIFSPHLDCGDHVIIINAARAILTGNNKADEPIYRHTLYPGGLKQVPRGELLEKRPDYAVLRTVKGMLPHNRLGAQMLTKLRVYAGDTHPHEAQIKGAAKAKAEG; encoded by the coding sequence ATGAAGACTTATTCAGTAAAAGCGGACGATATCCAGCGCGACTGGATCGTCCTAGATGCCACCGGCGTGCCGATTGGGCGTCTGGCTGCAGAGGCGGCGAAGATTCTACGCGGTAAGACCAAGGCGATCTTCTCCCCGCACCTCGACTGCGGCGATCATGTGATCATCATCAATGCCGCGCGAGCGATCCTCACCGGCAACAACAAGGCCGATGAGCCGATCTACCGGCACACGCTCTACCCGGGTGGCCTCAAGCAGGTTCCCCGTGGCGAGCTCCTGGAGAAGCGCCCCGACTACGCCGTGCTGCGGACGGTCAAGGGTATGCTTCCCCACAACCGCCTGGGAGCCCAGATGCTCACCAAGCTGCGCGTCTATGCCGGTGACACCCACCCGCATGAGGCTCAGATCAAGGGCGCGGCCAAAGCAAAGGCAGAAGGTTAA